A single region of the Sciurus carolinensis chromosome 14, mSciCar1.2, whole genome shotgun sequence genome encodes:
- the Barhl1 gene encoding barH-like 1 homeobox protein: MEGSNGFGIDSILSHRAGSPALPKGDPLLGDCRSPLELSPRSESSSDCSSPASPGRDCLETGTPRPGGASGPGLDSHLQPGQLSAPAQSRTVTSSFLIRDILADCKPLAACAPYSSSGQPAAPEPGSRLSAKAGEDFRDKLDKSGSNASSDSEYKVKEEGDREISSSRDSPPVRLKKPRKARTAFTDHQLAQLERSFERQKYLSVQDRMELAASLNLTDTQVKTWYQNRRTKWKRQTAVGLELLAEAGNYSALQRMFPSPYFYPQSLVSNLDPGAALYLYRGPSAPPPALQRPLVPRILIHGLQGASEPPPPLPPLAGVLPRAAQPR; this comes from the exons ATGGAAGGCTCCAATGGCTTTGGGATCGACTCCATTCTCTCCCACCGCGCGGGCAGCCCCGCCCTTCCCAAGGGGGACCCCTTGCTCGGGGACTGCCGCTCACCCTTGGAGCTGAGTCCACGATCGGAGAGCAGCAGCGATTGCTCTTCACCAGCCTCGCCAGGAAGGGACTGTCTGGAGACGGGCACCCCGCGGCCTGGCGGGGCATCGGGCCCAGGTTTGGACTCCCACCTGCAGCCGGGGCAGCTCTCAGCCCCGGCCCAGTCTCGCACCGTCACCTCCTCCTTTCTGATCAGGGACATCCTTGCCGACTGCAAACCACTCGCGGCCTGTGCACCTTACTCTAGCAGCGGGCAGCCAGCAGCCCCTGAGCCTGGGAGTCGCCTTTCGGCCAAGGCTGGGGAGGACTTTAGAGACAAGCTGGACAAAAGTGGCAGCAACGCCTCGTCGGACTCTGAGTATAAAG tgaaggaggagggagaCCGCGAAATCTCCAGCTCTCGGGACAGTCCCCCAGTGCGCCTGAAGAAGCCACGCAAGGCGCGCACCGCCTTCACAGACCATCAGCTGGCGCAGCTGGAGCGCAGCTTCGAGCGGCAGAAGTACCTGAGCGTGCAGGACCGCATGGAGCTGGCCGCCTCGCTCAACCTCACCGACACGCAGGTCAAGACCTGGTACCAGAACCGCAG GACTAAATGGAAGCGACAGACAGCCGTCGGGCTGGAGCTGCTGGCAGAGGCGGGCAATTACTCAGCGCTCCAGCGGATGTTCCCGTCGCCTTATTTCTACCCTCAGAGTCTGGTTTCCAACCTGGACCCGGGCGCCGCGCTCTACCTGTACCGCGGCCCCAGCGCGCCGCCGCCGGCCCTCCAGAGACCTCTGGTGCCCCGCATCCTCATCCACGGACTCCAGGGCGCCAGCGAGCCGCCCCCGCCGCTGCCCCCGCTGGCCGGCGTTCTCCCGCGCGCCGCGCAGCCTCGGTGA